The genomic interval ATCCCACCTTCATTCAAAGTGTCCTACtgaaaaaaggagaaacagaagTGGTGGAAGAGTTGTAGCAAGGTTCAGGCTTTGCTATAAAAAGATAGTTACTGCAAACATATGTCTTACTCTATTAAGCATGGAAACACAAAAAATGGACTTCTGTAGATGATTAGTTTTGTTAATTAAAACCACTGGGGTCTGCCACTAGAACATGACTTTATGAAAGtagttttttttcttggcaATATTCTAAAAGTGTTGAAGCTGGGGCACTTACAGCCGTAAGTATCTTTGCTGCATGTGAGTGTAATTTTAAAGGTATtattctgtgctgctgatgtAAATACATGGGAGAGATGGTGATAACAGAGAAATACAGCtacatttttttccactttttgtACTATTACACTCAGTGTGCAAACGTTTTGTTGGTCTCCCTTAATCCTTGTGGATTAACAAGGCAAGGCTCTTAAGTGTGTGGGAGATCTCAAGGCCGAGCTGAGAAAGAGTAATGCCGCTGCCACTATGAGTAAGAATTTAAAATCAGTCTTCTGTTTTCTGATGTGAGCTGAGCTAGAACTAGCTCTTGAGTTAGCAGGACTGGCACAAGCAGGTTTTGTTCTGCAAAACTAGCTTTTCTAAGGGTCTGCTTCAGGTACATTTCATAAGGTATTTGCACTGTCTTATGTTTCTTGTACTGCTTTGATGTGACTAGGCAAAGCTGTCATGTGCTTGCTTTGACCTGCGGGTACTTGTGAGCCGTAGCTGCAGAACTTCCTCGGTTTAGAGTTCATGTGATTCTTTTTAACCTGACCTAATGTACAATAGACATTCCTCTAGCTATTACTTAGAAGTCACCTTTAAAGGACTCTGTCAAACGGCTTCTGTCAATTTTTTGAGAGTGAGGTTTAGAAACTTCTCTAACTTGTTAATTATGCTAAATATGTATACCCTGAAGTAGTTAAATGAGCAGTCTTGTTTTTCTCACTTCCTCTTGCTAATTTTCATCTACTAAGTATTCTGCAAAAAAGCCAAGGGATAGGCTTGGGCAGGTATAATATTTTGAGTGCTTGCTTTTAAAGCTGATGTTCATTTGGATGAAGGAAAACACTTTCCATAGAAACAGAAGTGACTTGAAGTATTCAGAGATGGTCATATTTTAGTAATTATACATGGTGAATCTTTGTAATTGATACCTCTGTCTTGAAAAACTGGGTATTCAGTGATCACTCTCAAAGACGATTGCACTGTCTTAGGTATTTCTATATGTGACTTGATATACATCGCTCTCAACCTGAGTAATGAGCCTTATTTCTGTGCTGTTGCTTTGTTGATATTCTATAATCATAATTTGCTTTATAGTCAGAGTTTGTCCACACAGGAATATCATTACACCTATCCTTgttttgaatattttttttctctttttttccctcccccttgaAAATTTTCTAGGCTTTTTATTTAGGAAATGAGGGTGCATTCTGCTGTGGTTTTTTGATAGTTCTCAATGAAAAGGTTCTGAACTTTTTAATGGCCATTAAAGGCTCTCAGAGAGAGATTTTTACTTCTTTCTAAGTTTCTTGGTTAAgcttttaaactgtttaatgtAGTCAATTTAAATCTGAATATTCTGTTTCTGTGTGTAAGTGTGGTTATTCATTTCATTGAATTCTTCTTTTTCCAGATAATTGGCTGCCATTTTAGGACAATTCCAGTGAATGAAAAGGACACCTTAACATATTTCATCTACTCAGTGAAGAATGACAAGAACAAAACAGATCTAAAGATGGATAGTGGGGTTCATTAAACGTAAAAGGTTGGGACTGAGACTCAGGCTGCAAATCAAAAGACTGAGGGGTTTTGTTGATATGCAAAAGCTTTCtttgtaacttttttttcctgagactttatctctgttttatttttcataatattgctgttttgtttgaaaACCATCTCTTATGAAACAAATTTCCTCAGCAAAACTATTTTAAATAAATATCACTGATATTGTTGCTCAAGTGGGTGTGTCTGTAACTTATTCATTAAGTTGCTTGTAGCTAATAGCTAAGCTTTGAATAATTATGCATTAACATTAAAATATCTTTCAGTTAAAATGTGCCAAGGATACATTTATGAATGTACTTTAAGTTCTCATGATGCAATgcctttaaaacaaaataacaaaccaaaacaagctgCAGCAGATTTGCCATTAGGTTCTTTTTCCTAAGGTTTATTATATTAATATAGTATATAATTATATTAATATAATATTTAAATGACAGTTCCCAGTTGTTAGCTGGGCAAAGATGATGActaacattttcttttttccccttttggaaAGAATTGATGGAAGGTTTGACTTGTTTATTCATCTTGTCATTGCTGGTGTATGTACTTCCAAGCACTGAGACCTTCATGCCACCTATGCTGAAATGAAAAACAGTGCATCTCTTGAATTTCAAAGCTGTAAGTATGGATGAAAAgactgctgcagctttctgtgcTGAGAAATCCTTCCACTCTGTAAGAAATCTTTTAACTGCTGACTTTTTTCATCTGCATAGAACTTAATGGGAGAATGGAAGATAGTGTCTGTACTGGATCAGTGTGGTGTCTTCTAATGGGCATTCTCTTAGaacaaaaataatacagaaaaaaaagccaccaaaaaccaaacccaaaacttaGGATAGCATGTGAGAAAAACAGCAAGCAGTACTTTTGCTTTCAGTTGAATCTCAGTAATGTCTGGTATTGAAGACAGAATTACAAATGACACCTCGTAATGCTGTTTAACTATTGTACCAGTCTAAACTTGTGGTGTATGGAATACAGTTTTCTACTTTAACGTGCAACAGgttgaagaaaaagcaaagcggGTAAGAGATTTTgtgttggagcagaggagaataCTGCATCAGCTTGTTCAGTTAGCATTTGTTCCAACTCTTAACTTTATCAGATGTTTAAAAGCTTTTTCATAATTTGGGAAAAGTGATCAGGCAGTACTGCTGTGGTCTAATCTGCTCAGTGTTAATCTTGTAAGTTTTTTGAAAAGTATTACCTTGCTGGCATCACTGCAACTAAAATGCTTCATTTGCTACCCATGACACTTGAATAGAACAGACTGATAAATCCTAACCTCAAACTGGCTGCCTTCCCAGTGGCTCTCAGTGACCTGATTTCTTTCACTTGAAGTGTTTTATGTATTTCCACAATGAAGCTCTGCAGTGATGGCCTAAGTTCAAGACAGTGATATCTAGCTAGGGGCAGCTAAAACTGGCCTTCCTTTGAAGAGATGTTTTAGCACCCATATCACTACAGTGACTGTAAAGTTGTTGGCTAAACATCCTTTGCATAATTCCAGCCTGTCGTCTTCAAAGTACTAGTTGGAGAAACAGCCAGGGAATCTGGCTTTTGATAGGACATCTGAAGCCTTTATGCTTTTTTTCTGAGTCTGCGGCAGGGTTGGTGTTCTCGCCTAGGCTTGGCAAGACCTGTAGAAGTTTCAGGAAGGGAGGAGAGtggagaacaaaacaaaagcaaatttctatgggAAATCAGTCTCAAAAGTGCAGCCTACATGACTCCTGCTGCATGTGAAAAGTGGCAAAGCTTTTCTCCAGTGGATTATGGGTTTTCCTTAGCCAGGAGCGATGGAAGGGAAGTAACTGAAAACCACCTACTAACTTTACTACCTAGCTATGCATCTGCCTGAAGTAGTTTGCTACTGCTGCTTTGGAAAACTGTGAATGTCAGGCATATGCAACATTATTCATGTAGAGATGGTGGCACAACCAACAGAAGTTACATGCCCTTCTTACTGCTAGAAGTCTAAAAAAGACTTGTACACAAGAGCAGATACCATATGTTTCCTTAGCGGAGCACTGACTTTGTATATTTTTGACTGTGGGTTGCCAGATTTATGGATATTTTTACCCTTAATTGATGATTTGGTAGGAAGCCCAAATGACTCAGGCATAATTACACAAACAGGCTTAAAAAGCCTGATGACACAAACTGTTTAACAGTTGGTAGCATCAAACTTGCTTGGCAAAAATAGTACACACAGGCTTACTTGAAATTTTTATTATTAGATGTGTATAATCACAAACACTTCCACTACCCAACCCTTCTTTacaaacagaggaagaaaagacatTGTGATATTATATACTGCATGCAAAGTAAGCCTGCTAAACTAGTGGTGTAATGGTGCAAGATTATTAGGTGAGCAGTACACTTTTTGAGTGAAAAAGACTTAAGTAGTTACTTCAGTACTATACACTTTCCATGTGACTGACTTGATAGCTGAAGAGTTTATATGTAAGACAGTCAGCCAGGCTCACTGCCTCATTCAGGTGGCTTTCCTTAAAGTTTATGTTCCTTTGTAAGGTTTGGCTGTGTTTTGTCTTGCACTGTAGTCAACACTTGCTGGTGTTGAGAGATGTCTGTATATATGCGGCCTAGACCATAATACCTCTTAAACACTTAAGATGATTACTTCTAATATTGTAAGATGCTTCTTTGTCTTTGCTTCCCTACTTATTTCCATACAAGGCTAACCTAAAAATAAAATGCCAGCACTTTAATTCTTAATCCTGAGGTACTGTATTTCAAACAAGACTTGATTAAAAAAGCTGCGAAGTGTGGATTTATATGTTGCCTGAACAAACCTCACACCAGTTCCATCCTTTCCAGACATCTCTTTGAATATAAATACTCTCTCGTAGTTGTTCTAGTATTTTAGAAGGTCAATGGTAAGATTAGCCTTGCCAAGGTTTTATAAATTGCATAATTAATGCAGGTAACCAGTGAAACATAATTAAAACCTAAATGTGCTTTAGTACCACTATGTGAgttttgacttcttttttttcccccctcccagtGGAATTTTCAGAGATGAGTGATGGAAGTTTACATTTTATATGTGCATGCTTTCTTGTTTAAAATGCCTAAATAGTATATGTGAGCCTGTCTGTAGAAGTGcaggtgctgagcagcctcaactTAACATTAACAGTGTAGTGGAAATAAAGCAATAACAAGCGGTATCTGCAGTAGGTTGCTATGAGAATCACATTCTTAACCACTTAAGCTTGAAGTCTCTGCATCAAAACTAGTTGAGAATATTGTGGTGGGTAACATCAGTTAGGCTTTTTGCTGGGGTGGTACATAGCAAGATGCATTAAGAGCTTGTACACCATTATGGAAATTAAGGCAGCCACCAAATTTGAAAGAACTTCTTAGGTATTTGAAATTCCCAAAAGATgcagaaaggatttttttctacAGCATGAAAAGAGGCACTGCCTCATGGTTAGAAAGGAAGGTTTTTTCATTGATactggttgttttttcttttctacttCAAAGCATTATTATTACAGCATTATAGAATGATGTCTCTTGTCttcagcagcagacttggtatCCATCACCACTTGTTGCAGGGTATCACAAAAGATATCTTTGGTCCAAAGAAAATATCCCTGAAAGATATTATTAGATTTTTGAATAATTAGATCACTGGGCCATCACAACTTTAACATGACATGCATTTCCAGTTTTAGGGGGTTGGTTTAGGGTTGGCTGGGGGATTCttagtttttttttggtgtttttttaccTTCTAGTAATACAGATACGTGAGATTTACAGCATTTGTGGGATGACCTAGCAGTGCAAATGCAACTGCAAGTCTGGGTGCAGTTTCTGCATTTCTGCATCTGGCCTGGTTGAGAAGTGATGGCAAAACTTTCATTCATTCAACAGAGTGCCAGAGCTCCATCCTGGTATTTTAGCTTCGAGAAAGTAAAGTTGCATAGTATTGTAAAACTAAATAACTTTGCTATGTGGACACATACTCTTTAGTGCAATTTACCCTGAAAGCATACCTGCAAATAAGGTCTTCTGTACCTCAAGACAGTAAAGGAAGACCTCCTTATGCATTTGTGTCAGTAGCAGAAATGTTATAAGGCTGCTCAAAGCTCATAGGCTGAAGCTGGAAACCTGAAGTGTGCTTCAACATGAAGACACCATATCTGGTTTTACAGAAAGTGAAATATGGAAAACTTCTTTTAACCCTGCTTGCAGTTTGAATGTGAGGTTTCTGGATTTAAAAGTCATCCTCACTTAGATCAAACCTAGTTCTTTACAGCAGTGTTGAAATTTTCCTTTTATTGGATTTTAGGGTACTTGAGGCTTTTGAGTGGTAAAAGAAGCatatataaaaattaatttttaCTTGCCTATATAATGCCATCGCATGTAAGTGTCCCTCAAGTATTAGTAAGTTTTGAAGTGTTGATATTTTTGGTCAACATTTCCTGAAGTAAAGATGTTACTGGAAAGCTGAATGAAATATCTTTTAGTACATTTTATTACTTCAAGCCATAACAGGTTAGTGGTGTTTCTTAACTCAGTTTTGTTGGGATGTGCATCCTTTCTGTAAAACAACGATGAAAACAACGTGTTCAGTGGGGGTGGCACCATTCAGCTTTGTCAGCAGTGCCAGTGAGACAGAGAAATGTCAACATTCTCGGGGTAAATCTTTGCTCTCCCTTGCAGGCATTTGTGAATCTACATTTCCCCctgtttgcttttctgctttgcaCAGCTGTCTTTACAGAATCATTTATTCAGCTAACGTATCGACATTTGCCTTGGAATAGCAAAATAGTTCTCTGCTGTGGAACAGAAATCAAACAATTTTGGTGATGGCTCTGGAAACAAGTTCATTGCAAAGTGCCATGGAAAAGGATTTGATGTAACTAATATTTAGCTTAGATCAAACACGAGAGTCAATTGTTGtgtggttttaatttttttttttttttttaatactgaaGTCCTCTATACTAGGACATACAAATTTACAAAACCTGCAAACTAGCAGTGTCTCAGGTAATTTGCTGTAATTGATATAATTTCAAACCATCTGAAGTGATGCATTTCTTTAAAATTGCAGCTTATTCATTCAGTGGAAACTGTAAAATGGTGGAAATATAAAGGGGGTTCATAGAACTGTCAAAGTGCATATGAAATACCATGGTCTTACTTGGGGCAGCAGAGCAATTCATTCACGTTGCAGTAACAGATCACCTCGCAGCCTTTCCCTTCCCAAAAATGATCGTGCAGGCTGTCATCAATTTGTCGAAGGTTCTCCACGCCTTCAGGGATGCTGTGACAGTTGTAGTCTTTGAAGGATCTCTTGTAACAAGAAGGACGCTGGGAAGGCACTGCGGGGGTGCCCAGGAGGGTGCTCAACAGAAGCAGTGCTGAGACCATCTTCATTTTTGCAAAGCCTCCTGTAGCAGAGGGCTAAAGAGAAATGAGGTACGTGACACAGATAGAACTGCTGAACACATCTTTCTCCAATTTATTTTCTGgctctcatttttctttcctgtgaacTTTTGGAGGTTTGAGCCCAAGTGCTGGAGAGTGTTTTCTCCTAGGAGGTAAATAATATCGTGGCAGAACTGATGTTCATTACTTTCTGTACAACCTTGGGAATACTTTCATCTGGAATTGAGGCTTCTGTTACTGgcaattttgtttctttggccTCTCACCTTGAGAAAATTGCTTTGAGCAAAGTGTGTTCTCATGGTGGTGCGAGTGAATGTATCAATTGCTACCAAACCAGGGGAAAATGTCCTGGTGTGTTTCCTTGCCTTCCTGGCCGTTTTCCCTGTCAAAACAAGAGCAACTCACATAAAATTAATAGTATCTTTCCCCACCATGATAGAGGATTTAATCCTCTATCATGAACTGCTTGAGAAACTGAAGCATTAAACAGCAAACGAGCCTGAAGCTCTCTGCAGTCCTGCCAGATGGCACTGTCCTGGACTGCAGGATTTGGTGTGACACAGCATTActgagaaaaaaatcttcctcttttttttttttttttttttttgatgatgATGCAAACTTGCTACAGGAGGTCATTCTGGTTTAATGGCTTTTTAGAAGACAGGATAAATTATGCCTTACAAAGCTTCCTGTCTTGTGCAAGAGCTTGGTCTGTTGTGTGGTGCCT from Pogoniulus pusillus isolate bPogPus1 chromosome 9, bPogPus1.pri, whole genome shotgun sequence carries:
- the SCRG1 gene encoding scrapie-responsive protein 1 isoform X2: MKMVSALLLLSTLLGTPAVPSQRPSCYKRSFKDYNCHSIPEGVENLRQIDDSLHDHFWEGKGCEVICYCNVNELLCCPKDIFFGPKISFVIPCNKW
- the SCRG1 gene encoding scrapie-responsive protein 1 isoform X1, with translation MDKIRLRRILSLSCSSLKPSATGGFAKMKMVSALLLLSTLLGTPAVPSQRPSCYKRSFKDYNCHSIPEGVENLRQIDDSLHDHFWEGKGCEVICYCNVNELLCCPKDIFFGPKISFVIPCNKW